The following proteins come from a genomic window of Pseudochaenichthys georgianus chromosome 17, fPseGeo1.2, whole genome shotgun sequence:
- the LOC139435624 gene encoding zinc finger and SCAN domain-containing protein 5B-like, producing the protein MERETVCLTEFAGKGDLVNMSKVQMLLSLKKQRLTAAAEDIFALFEKTIAEYEGELSLYKEEIKRLQKLLDAVLQPQLRIHRADVQLLVVVKEELHPGQQEWSTSLDQEDPVPPPHIKQEQEELGINQEGEQLQDLEEADITKSTFTPDPVKNEDDKEKPQSSQPHPRQPEHMETEADGDDCRGPEPARNADPESSLQPKTEDDTGDYSEPDTGDSSKPDTEDSSEPDTEDSADWKETREPASGSNSLKNRHESVSDPRHSAENKPLSCSVCKKAFSQSGNLKAHMRVHTGEKPFSCSVCKKAFSRSDHLKAHMRVHTGEKPFSCSVCKKYFAMKKDVKRHMRIHTGEKPHSCSVCTKTFHGVQI; encoded by the exons atggagagagaaacggtgtgtttaacggagtttgcaggaaaaggtgatctagtaaacatgagtaaagtccaaatgctgctgtcgttgaagaagcagcgactcactgctgctgctgaagatatatttgctctgtttgaaaaaACGATAGCAGAGTACGAGGGGGAGCTATCTCTTTACAAAGAGGAGATCAAGAGACTCCagaaactactggacgctgttttacagcctcagcttcggatacacagagcag atgtccagctgctggtggtggttaaagaagaacTTCACCCTGGccagcaggagtggagcaccAGTCTGGACCAAGAGGACCCAgtgccccccccacacattaagcaggaacaggaggaactcgGGATCAATCAGGAGGGAGAACAGCTTCAGGatctggaggaggctgatatcaccaagtccacttttactcctgaccctgtgaagaatgaagatgataaagagaaacctcagtcctcacagcCTCATCCAAGACAacctgaacacatggaaacagaagctgatggagatgactgtcgaggaccagaaccagccaggaacgcagatccagagagcagtttacaaccaaagactgaggacgACACTGGAGACtattctgaacctgacactggagactcttctaaacctgacactgaagactcttctgaacctgacactgaagacagtgctgattggaaagagaccagagaacctgcatcaggttcaaactcactgaaaaatagacatgaatctgtcagtgatccacgacatagtgctgaaaataaaccattaagctgctcagtctgtaaaaaagctttttcacagagtggaaatttaaaggcacacatgagagtacacacaggagagaaaccattcagctgctcagtctgtaagaaagctttttcacggagtgatcatttaaaggcacacatgagagtccacacaggagagaaaccattcagctgctccgTCTGTAAGAAATATTTTGCAATGAAAAAAGATGTAAAacgacacatgagaatccacacaggagagaaaccacacagctgctcagtctgtacaaAAACATTTCACGGAGTGCaaatttaa
- the LOC117462878 gene encoding uncharacterized protein, producing the protein MNNEEQKHRRHRRSTESNMENKETPRTPAPVTRDTNPDGPIAMENVDTRNAGPSNKPNINREEQFGVKGLAQEHNDMLTAVGLELAIPWFEDQCTNPLRHTPPRQHNSLMIKDTNLKEPDELYDSSSDVSGSGDEFESDSSLTKTLENIFFSINSDSTPPDSGPPGAEEPCTDAIKESDGDTRHQTGRKRQSCHQMTFGDSGEKEQCSSQDTHESIVVAASQKKDGIRVYNKRQYCLYCSRPCAKMARHLEKVHEDKADVAKALSFPKRSKERRHQLDYIRNRGNYAHNAAVMESGNGELVPFKRPTQQAKGNEFIPCEYCLGLFNKKVLWRHIRTCTRKPVAQKPGENRVQSMPTCTGPVPAQIPDAITESDTRFKTERKRQSPADSLNVPACDYTVPDQMTFGDSGEKEQCSSQDTHESIVVGASQKKDGIRVYNKRHYCLYCSRPCAKMARHLEKAHEDKADVAKALSFPKRSKERRHQLDYIRNRGNYAHNAAVMESGNGELVPFKRPTHQAKGNEFIPCKYCLGLFNRKVLWRHIRTCTRKPKLIAHKPGKNRVQSICTYTGPVPAHISKQLWGVICSMNADPITNIIKSDHVITDLGQDLLNKGGNSTKNQHNVREKMKELGRLIHNGRKVTSLTKLEDFINPKKYLEMVRAVKVTCGYDSGTGTFQIPSLANKLGHALVKVSKLLRVQGLITDNHELLRKATEFQQVHSEKWNEMISSTALRNIAESKWNVPTLMPFTEDVKKMHQFLSATQDECSSKLSGTPSTKSWTELAKVCLTQIILFNRRREGEVASMPLTAFLSRDTSDPHEDVDWALSEVEKKLCRHFSRIVIRGKRGRPVPILLTPKMLCALELLVKYRENCGVLKDNEYMFARPTALTHFCGSDCIRGFAKTCGAKCPKSLTSTRLRKHAATLSTVLNMTDTEMDQLANFLGHDIRIPREFYRLPEKTLQLAKISKVLMALEQGRLAEFHGKNWDEITIDERVLGCDDDDDDDDDDEEGNGKIEEGNYASAVDEETILPTEGNTIPQNLKGPRLPTAEAQESPEVHAVRHASKGKAAQKRVPWTNAETQAVHKHMSRFITSCLVPGKSDCEKCLTAEPMALKHRDWQTLKFYVHNRITAYKRQIQQK; encoded by the exons ATGAACAACGAGGAGCAGAAACACCGG AGACACAGAAGGAGCACTGAGAGCAACATGGAGAACAAAGAGACCCCCAGAACTCCG GCGCCTGTGACGAGAGACACCAACCCTGATGGTCCCATTGCAATGGAGAACGTTGACACCAGGAATGCTGGGCCCTCTAACAAACCCAACATCAACAGAGAG gagcaatttggagtgaagggtcttgcccaggaacacaacgacatgctgactgcagtgggactcgaacttgctatcccctggtTCGAAGATCAGTGCactaacccactgcgccacacgcctcccagaCAGCACAACAGCCTTATG ATAAAGGACACAAATCTAAAGGAACCCGATGAACTGTACGATTCCAGCAGTGATGTCTCTGGGAGTGGGGATGAGTTTGAAAGTGATTCCAGCCTCACAAAAACCctggaaaatatatttttttcaattAATAGTGATAGTACACCACCAGACTCGGGACCACCAGGAGCAGAAGAACCCTGCACAGATGCCATTAAAGAAAGTGATGGTGATACTCGCCATCAAACAGGAAGGAAACGGCAGTCTTGTCACCAGATGACATTTGGAGACAGTGGAGAAAAAGAACAATGTTCAAGTCAGGACACGCATGAGAGCATTGTTGTTGCTGCTTCCCAAAAAAAAGATGGTATTAGAGTCTACAACAAGAGACAGTATTGCCTTTATTGTAGTAGGCCTTGTGCGAAAATGGCAAGGCATCTAGAAAAAGTCCATGAAGACAAAGCAGATGTAGCTAAAGCCCTTAGCTTTCCAAAGAGGTCAAAGGAAAGAAGACATCAATTGGATTACATCCGCAACAGAGGCAACTATGCGCACAATGCTGCCGTCATGGAGTCTGGGAATGGCGAACTAGTACCGTTTAAAAGACCGACTCAACAGGCAAAGGGGAATGAGTTTATTCCATGCGAATATTGCCTAGGCCTTTTCAACAAAAAGGTTTTATGGCGACACATACGCACATGCACACGCAAACCGGTTGCCCAGAAACCTGGAGAGAATCGCGTCCAGTCAATGCCTACATGCACGGGGCCTGTGCCTGCACAGATTCCAGATGCCATAACAGAAAGTGATACTCGCTTTAAAACAGAAAGGAAACGGCAGTCTCCGGCTGATTCATTGAATGTCCCAGCCTGCGATTACACAGTGCCCGACCAGATGACATTTGGAGACAGTGGAGAAAAAGAACAATGTTCAAGTCAGGACACGCATGAGAGCATTGTTGTTGGTGCCTCCCAAAAAAAAGATGGTATTAGAGTCTACAACAAGAGACACTATTGCCTTTATTGTAGTAGGCCTTGTGCGAAAATGGCAAGGCATCTAGAAAAAGCCCACGAAGACAAAGCAGATGTAGCTAAAGCCCTTAGCTTTCCAAAGAGGTCAAAGGAGAGAAGACATCAATTGGATTACATCCGCAACAGAGGCAACTATGCGCACAATGCTGCCGTCATGGAGTCTGGGAATGGGGAACTAGTACCGTTTAAAAGACCGACTCATCAGGCAAAGGGGAATGAGTTTATTCCTTGCAAATATTGCCTAGGCCTTTTCAACAGAAAGGTCTTGTGGCGGCACATACGCACATGCACACGCAAACCCAAATTGATTGCCCACAAACCTGGAAAGAATCGCGTCCAGTCAATATGTACATACACGGGGCCTGTGcctgcacatatttcaaaacaatTGTGGGGAGTGATTTGTTCGATGAATGCTGATCCCATCACAAATATCATTAAAAGTGACCATGTCATCACTGATCTTGGGCAGGACTTGTTGAACAAAGGTGGGAATTCCACCAAAAACCAACACAATGTAAGGGAGAAGATGAAAGAATTGGGACGGTTAATTCACAATGGCAGAAAGGTCACCAGTCTAACAAAACTGGAGGATTTCATTAATCCTAAGAAGTACTTGGAGATGGTCAGAGCGGTTAAAGTCACTTGTGGCTATGATAGTGGAACTGGAACATTTCAGATTCCATCCCTCGCAAATAAACTTGGTCATGCGCTGGTCAAGGTCAGCAAACTGTTGAGAGTTCAGGGGTTAATAACTGACAATCATGAACTTCTGAGAAAGGCCACAGAATTTCAACAAGTTCACAGTGAGAAATGGAACGAGATGATTTCTTCAACGGCTTTAAGGAACATTGCTGAATCGAAATGGAACGTTCCCACGCTTATGCCATTCACTGAGGATGTTAAAAAAATGCATCAGTTTCTCAGTGCGACGCAAGATGAGTGCAGCAGCAAACTATCTGGAACACCTTCCACAAAGTCCTGGACGGAGCTGGCAAAGGTGTGTTTAACACAGATTATCCTCTTCAATCGACGCAGGGAAGGAGAAGTAGCAAGCATGCCGCTGACTGCATTTCTGTCAAGGGACACTTCTGATCCCCACGAGGATGTGGACTGGGCACTCTCTGAAGTGGAGAAAAAACTGTGCAGACATTTCTCAAGGATTGTCATCAGGGGAAAGCGAGGCAGACCAGTTCCAATTCTTCTGACTCCGAAAATGCTGTGCGCATTAGAACTCCTCGTGAAGTATAGAGAGAATTGTGGGGTTCTAAAAGACAATGAATATATGTTTGCAAGACCTACAGCTCTGACACATTTCTGTGGTTCAGACTGCATACGTGGCTTTGCAAAAACATGTGGTGCCAAGTGTCCAAAGTCACTGACATCGACCAGACTCAGAAAGCACGCTGCAACCCTCTCCACCGTGCTGAACATGACGGACACAGAAATGGACCAGCTGGCCAACTTTCTCGGTCACGATATTAGAATTCCTCGTGAATTCTATCGATTACCGGAGAAGACGCTTCAACTTGCCAAGATCAGCAAAGTTCTAATGGCACTTGAGCAAGGGAGATTAGCAGAGTTTCATGGAAAGAACTGGGATGAAATCACAATAGATG AAAGAGTTCTCGgttgtgatgatgatgatgatgatgatgatgatgatgaagaaggGAACGGGAAAATAGAGGAAGGAAACTATGCTTCTGCCGTTGATG AGGAGACTATTCTACCGACTGAGGGGAATACAATCCCACAGAACCTGAAGGGACCCAGATTGCCAACAGCAGAGGCACAGGAATCGCCTGAAGTCCATGCTGTAAGACATGcttcaaaag GTAAAGCTGCTCAGAAAAGAGTGCCCTGGACAAACGCTGAGACCCAGGCAGTTCATAAACACATGAGTCGATTTATTACTTCTTGTCTTGTGCCAGGGAAGAGCGACTGCGAAAAATGTTTAACGGCAGAACCAATGGCTCTTAAACATCGGGATTGGCAGACCTTAAAGTTTTATGTTCACAACCGTATCACGGCATACAAAAGACAAATTCAGCAAAAATAG